One genomic region from Phycisphaerae bacterium encodes:
- a CDS encoding PQQ-binding-like beta-propeller repeat protein, with product MWLPGRRMMTKLSARTWTSRLLVIWVLITAAGASGQPAASTSSPTDAQQDSRFSELIRSADRYHESQACHLEAEALEKALQMLPPRHAQRRELARRLAAVCRSGMGHYARAERWLQTLADELRPLPQGIDALFDLADAYFNHGRLNEALSVYREILKRIVPPEPPYDVDDRCWKAWRGEDLCESPLGSDPLFPSDASVSGQVFRISNLAPKGSWEDIRRLLDENLRLRLMIRPGQEAEVWTSLRAEARKAISRLPDDAMRRLVAAYERRLAELAGGNDWRSAVEFRLSHPIPQLEGVLDAAIGDKLLDLGQPALASIYYGRAVQAAGQNAEPILLARELFSRIQSGETIPLDNVPEIRVGIGGQERTLRQWVEHWQPRISPAPLSKPVLDIGRGVMTRVPMLRATCPLLQWQARWRARNWDDVYPYLDEFVPCIAAGSPRRLLINMGDAIEAVDLTDGRIVWSFLPPEENPMPQPGQEFQARDAYVMCGKSKTAVVNGGRVFCHLLWGHHDTPRDAGALFALRESDGAMIWSSLYVPQLAGIQFAADPAVYRGVVVAVAWRPRSVMPMFFVVGMSAETGEVLWLNHLYSGGSMVAYDNEQFLDLPTACGPPVIADGVAYLTTGAGVVAAVDVLDGTTLWATAYPRARAINREEWAVRMATSRPPGVVAVFRDVVLFAPVDAHLLLAVERSTGRIRYMHRSVDLRAIAAADAERAYVVEGTTVRAVRPADGRTVWETQLVTSGLVGLPTLADRGLLCPTWETLYLLDPANGGILAERDWDRAQACGYVRDFGDCMVGTSQVGIHIIADRRLDDTGDRWLSPEYEHEPPELNVRSRAGNWLRWAMPGMVNRGDFVLSDSDPSHFLCRSELLQMRDIDPVPTLQWERLSPLPWDGRVAFSPDWVAVWNIGEVYVLEAATGRSVWEDRPLVRLGRPISRVLILGKEVRVLLGAGKDRGTVPLYVSFDGRSGRDIVPSTGVDALWSERPDTGRRVIPDGPERLIEAHADGYRYEFRDNRLRAIDLWDTREQWGSPTIIDDVRFIAPLSGGVLALTQARLEGHIRFRDMAHIQVFDRHDGERINAFRLFKRWQHQFEHCDDRVMIWDINFLYCVQPPIAAAHGGEQVTIRQSRPDPDAIAALRLARDLETPPQVSIGTLQRPPHVDAEFSEWSTVEPVELRDVMDWRPDFVHRSRWKSRFYGGGDDLSAKVRLAWAGDSLCIAADVTDDAHVTTACPGLWRFDSITLQISEGGSEDVDPLMLTVGSVNGIVRLEMSSPVMMLAASDPPGTERHCEPGIRRFALSRPGAAGAGGPEATLYVEAAVQRDDFSRRTRYEIAMPRQLLRYGPESYWDLLINDNDGQGREGALQLASSIWSIEESQAACLRGGR from the coding sequence ATGTGGCTGCCCGGCAGGCGGATGATGACGAAGCTGTCGGCGAGAACATGGACGAGTCGGCTCCTCGTCATTTGGGTGTTGATTACCGCGGCGGGCGCCTCCGGGCAACCCGCGGCTTCGACATCGTCGCCGACGGACGCCCAGCAAGATTCGCGCTTCTCTGAGCTGATCAGGAGTGCCGATCGCTACCACGAGTCTCAAGCCTGTCACCTTGAGGCGGAGGCCCTTGAGAAAGCTCTTCAGATGCTGCCGCCGCGCCACGCACAGAGGAGGGAACTGGCCCGGCGACTGGCGGCCGTTTGCCGGTCGGGCATGGGACACTATGCCCGAGCAGAGCGTTGGCTGCAGACTCTTGCGGATGAGTTGCGGCCTCTGCCCCAGGGCATCGATGCCCTCTTCGATCTGGCTGACGCGTACTTCAACCACGGCCGATTGAATGAGGCCTTGTCGGTCTATCGCGAAATCCTCAAACGCATTGTGCCTCCGGAGCCTCCTTACGACGTCGATGACCGCTGCTGGAAAGCCTGGCGCGGTGAGGATCTGTGCGAGTCCCCCCTGGGCAGCGATCCTTTGTTCCCTTCCGACGCTTCGGTCAGCGGGCAGGTCTTTCGCATATCAAACCTTGCACCCAAGGGGTCGTGGGAGGACATCCGAAGATTGCTGGATGAAAACCTGCGATTGCGATTGATGATCCGGCCGGGCCAGGAAGCCGAGGTTTGGACTTCGCTTCGCGCGGAGGCACGAAAGGCAATCAGCAGGCTGCCGGATGACGCAATGCGGAGACTCGTGGCCGCTTATGAACGCAGGCTCGCGGAGCTGGCCGGCGGCAATGACTGGCGGTCGGCCGTTGAGTTCCGGCTCTCACATCCCATTCCGCAACTGGAGGGCGTGCTCGACGCAGCGATTGGCGACAAACTTCTTGACCTCGGCCAACCTGCCCTCGCATCAATCTATTACGGCCGAGCAGTGCAAGCAGCGGGACAAAACGCCGAGCCCATCCTGCTCGCCCGCGAGCTGTTCAGTCGCATACAATCAGGCGAAACCATACCGCTCGACAATGTTCCGGAAATCCGGGTTGGAATCGGCGGGCAGGAGCGAACCCTGAGGCAATGGGTCGAGCATTGGCAGCCGAGGATCTCGCCGGCGCCGTTGTCAAAGCCGGTTCTCGACATCGGTCGGGGGGTCATGACGCGCGTACCGATGCTCAGGGCCACGTGTCCCCTGCTCCAATGGCAGGCGCGGTGGCGCGCGCGGAACTGGGACGACGTCTACCCTTATCTCGACGAGTTCGTCCCCTGTATCGCCGCCGGTTCACCTCGGCGTCTCCTGATCAACATGGGGGACGCCATAGAGGCCGTGGACCTCACGGACGGTCGGATTGTTTGGAGCTTCCTGCCGCCCGAAGAAAACCCGATGCCTCAGCCTGGGCAGGAGTTTCAGGCCCGGGATGCCTACGTTATGTGCGGCAAGAGCAAAACTGCCGTCGTCAACGGCGGCCGAGTGTTCTGCCATCTCCTCTGGGGGCATCACGATACACCGCGAGATGCCGGGGCCCTGTTTGCACTCCGAGAATCGGACGGGGCGATGATCTGGAGCAGTCTGTACGTGCCGCAGCTCGCTGGTATTCAGTTTGCCGCTGATCCGGCCGTCTACCGGGGCGTTGTGGTGGCCGTGGCATGGCGGCCTCGATCGGTCATGCCCATGTTCTTCGTCGTGGGCATGTCCGCCGAGACGGGCGAGGTGCTCTGGCTCAACCACCTGTACAGCGGCGGCTCGATGGTGGCGTATGACAACGAACAGTTCCTTGATCTGCCGACCGCGTGCGGCCCGCCGGTGATTGCCGATGGCGTGGCTTACCTGACCACAGGCGCGGGTGTCGTCGCGGCGGTCGATGTGCTTGACGGAACCACGCTTTGGGCAACCGCGTACCCGCGAGCCCGGGCGATTAACCGGGAGGAATGGGCGGTGCGCATGGCGACCAGCCGGCCGCCCGGCGTCGTTGCGGTCTTCCGTGACGTGGTCTTGTTCGCACCGGTCGACGCGCACCTGCTGCTGGCCGTCGAGCGTTCCACAGGCCGGATTCGTTATATGCATCGGTCGGTGGATCTGCGGGCCATAGCTGCAGCCGACGCCGAGCGGGCCTATGTAGTTGAGGGCACGACGGTGCGCGCCGTTCGTCCCGCCGATGGCCGGACTGTGTGGGAGACGCAACTCGTCACTTCCGGACTTGTCGGCCTGCCTACGCTTGCCGACCGGGGACTCTTGTGTCCCACATGGGAAACACTGTATCTGCTGGATCCAGCCAACGGAGGCATTCTGGCCGAGCGAGATTGGGATCGCGCCCAGGCGTGCGGATATGTGCGCGATTTCGGCGATTGCATGGTTGGAACGTCACAGGTCGGTATCCACATCATCGCTGATCGCAGGCTGGATGACACCGGCGATCGCTGGCTTTCTCCGGAATACGAGCATGAACCACCGGAGTTGAATGTCCGTTCGCGGGCGGGCAACTGGTTGCGGTGGGCGATGCCGGGAATGGTGAATCGGGGCGATTTTGTCCTGAGCGACAGCGATCCGAGTCATTTTCTCTGCCGGTCGGAGTTGCTGCAGATGCGGGATATCGATCCGGTTCCGACGCTGCAATGGGAGCGGCTTTCGCCGTTGCCGTGGGACGGCCGGGTCGCATTCAGTCCCGACTGGGTGGCGGTCTGGAACATAGGGGAGGTCTATGTCCTGGAAGCAGCCACCGGGCGATCGGTGTGGGAGGATCGCCCGCTCGTCCGCCTCGGCCGGCCGATCAGCAGGGTGCTCATCCTGGGGAAGGAGGTGCGTGTACTGCTCGGGGCGGGGAAAGACCGGGGAACTGTTCCCCTGTATGTGTCGTTTGATGGCCGGAGCGGCAGGGACATTGTGCCTTCCACCGGGGTGGATGCACTCTGGTCGGAAAGGCCTGACACTGGAAGGCGGGTCATACCCGACGGGCCGGAACGGCTCATAGAGGCTCACGCCGACGGGTATCGTTACGAGTTCCGTGACAACCGCCTTCGAGCGATCGACCTTTGGGACACGCGCGAGCAATGGGGGAGCCCGACAATCATAGACGACGTCCGCTTCATTGCGCCTCTGTCCGGCGGCGTGTTGGCTTTGACGCAGGCGAGGCTGGAAGGCCATATCCGCTTTCGCGACATGGCTCATATCCAGGTTTTTGACCGTCACGACGGGGAACGGATCAATGCTTTCAGACTCTTCAAACGATGGCAGCATCAGTTTGAACACTGTGACGACCGCGTCATGATCTGGGACATCAATTTCCTCTATTGCGTGCAACCTCCCATTGCGGCTGCGCATGGCGGGGAGCAGGTCACGATCCGCCAGTCGCGACCCGACCCTGACGCGATTGCCGCTCTCCGGCTGGCAAGGGACCTCGAGACGCCTCCCCAAGTAAGCATCGGTACCTTGCAGAGGCCTCCGCATGTGGATGCAGAGTTCTCCGAATGGTCGACGGTGGAACCTGTCGAACTCCGCGACGTGATGGACTGGCGGCCCGATTTCGTTCACCGCAGCCGATGGAAGAGCCGTTTTTATGGCGGCGGCGACGACCTGTCGGCCAAGGTGCGCCTGGCATGGGCGGGTGATTCGTTGTGCATAGCGGCCGACGTGACCGATGATGCGCACGTTACCACTGCCTGCCCCGGTTTGTGGAGGTTCGACAGCATCACATTGCAAATCAGCGAAGGAGGCAGCGAGGATGTAGATCCTCTGATGCTCACCGTCGGCAGCGTCAACGGCATCGTGCGGCTTGAAATGAGCAGTCCGGTCATGATGCTGGCCGCTTCCGACCCGCCCGGGACGGAGCGGCATTGCGAGCCGGGCATTCGTCGCTTCGCGCTGTCTCGGCCGGGTGCAGCGGGTGCAGGGGGACCTGAGGCAACGCTGTATGTGGAGGCGGCGGTGCAGAGGGACGACTTCTCACGACGCACTCGATACGAAATCGCGATGCCGAGGCAGTTGCTTCGTTATGGGCCCGAGTCGTACTGGGATCTGCTGATCAACGATAACGACGGCCAGGGCCGCGAGGGCGCTTTGCAGCTCGCCTCTTCAATCTGGAGCATCGAGGAATCGCAAGCGGCCTGCCTGCGCGGCGGGCGCTGA
- the serA gene encoding phosphoglycerate dehydrogenase, whose translation MYRVLITGKIHSNGVERLSKEPDLQVDFHPDMPIGEILQIIAPYHCIIVRSETPVKRELIDAAKELKVIAVAAVGVTNVDVEYATRKGILVVNTPGKNTNSAAELTIALLLAVTRKLTEAHATMQHLGWDRHRFQGVELMGKTIGIIGLGNVGHRVARFARGFEMRVLAYDPYIADEVFERHEAEKADLDRLIRESDIITVHTPKTRETTGMIGREQIARMKKGVVIINAARGGIVTESALLDALKSGHVAGAGIDTWEREPPDENPFRDLPNVVMSPHIGASTTEAQIRVAESIAVQVPRALRGGIVDYPVNMPQIRMLEGGDIMTSYTVLAERLGTFAAQFMDWVPERLQITYRGSIARHDCTLLRLAFLKGFLKNSLDYVSYVNAEDRARSIGLKVEAICDPGFTDYESEVRYGFKGQDREFNIGGVVFSGPHPRISLVDGFEFEVEPEGTFLAIRSKDRLGVVSGISSLLDKHKIQIDSFEFSHSKERKRSMFLIRVRRNVGDDVVEEIRRQEHITMARKIQI comes from the coding sequence ATGTACCGTGTTCTGATCACCGGCAAGATTCACTCAAACGGCGTTGAGAGGCTTTCGAAAGAGCCTGACCTGCAGGTGGATTTCCATCCCGATATGCCCATCGGCGAGATCCTTCAGATCATCGCCCCTTACCACTGCATCATCGTACGATCGGAAACGCCGGTGAAGAGAGAGCTGATCGACGCCGCCAAGGAGCTGAAGGTCATCGCGGTTGCCGCCGTCGGTGTGACCAATGTCGACGTTGAGTATGCGACCAGGAAGGGCATTCTGGTGGTCAATACGCCCGGCAAGAACACGAACTCAGCGGCCGAGCTGACCATCGCACTGCTGCTGGCCGTCACCCGCAAGTTGACCGAGGCCCACGCGACGATGCAGCACCTGGGCTGGGACCGCCATCGCTTTCAGGGCGTGGAGCTGATGGGCAAGACCATCGGGATCATCGGCTTGGGCAACGTCGGACACCGCGTCGCCCGGTTTGCTCGCGGTTTCGAGATGCGCGTTCTGGCGTATGACCCTTATATCGCCGACGAGGTCTTCGAGCGGCACGAGGCCGAGAAGGCGGATCTCGACAGATTGATCCGCGAGTCGGACATTATCACGGTGCACACACCGAAGACCCGGGAAACGACCGGAATGATCGGGCGCGAGCAGATCGCCCGAATGAAGAAAGGCGTGGTCATCATCAACGCGGCCCGCGGCGGCATCGTCACCGAGTCGGCGCTGCTGGATGCCCTGAAGTCCGGTCACGTGGCCGGGGCCGGCATTGACACGTGGGAGCGCGAGCCGCCCGACGAGAATCCTTTCCGCGATCTGCCGAACGTGGTGATGTCTCCGCACATCGGGGCTTCGACGACCGAGGCCCAGATTCGCGTGGCCGAGAGCATCGCCGTGCAGGTACCGCGCGCCCTGCGAGGCGGGATCGTCGATTACCCGGTGAACATGCCCCAGATTCGGATGTTGGAGGGGGGCGACATCATGACCTCGTATACGGTCCTGGCCGAGCGACTGGGCACCTTTGCTGCTCAGTTCATGGACTGGGTTCCGGAACGACTCCAGATCACCTACCGGGGCAGCATCGCCCGGCACGACTGCACGCTGCTGCGGCTGGCGTTCCTGAAAGGCTTCTTGAAAAACTCGCTCGATTACGTCAGCTACGTCAATGCCGAGGACCGAGCACGAAGCATCGGCCTTAAGGTGGAGGCGATCTGTGATCCGGGCTTCACCGACTACGAGAGTGAAGTCCGATACGGCTTCAAGGGCCAGGATCGAGAGTTCAACATCGGCGGCGTGGTCTTCAGCGGTCCGCATCCGAGAATCAGCCTCGTGGACGGCTTCGAGTTCGAGGTGGAGCCCGAGGGCACCTTCCTGGCCATCCGTAGCAAGGACCGGTTGGGTGTGGTCAGTGGGATCTCATCGCTGCTGGACAAGCACAAGATCCAGATCGACAGCTTTGAGTTTTCGCACAGCAAGGAGCGCAAGAGGTCGATGTTCCTGATCCGCGTCCGCAGAAACGTCGGTGATGATGTCGTCGAGGAAATCCGCCGGCAGGAGCACATCACGATGGCGCGCAAGATACAGATCTGA
- a CDS encoding GreA/GreB family elongation factor, producing the protein MTSLSPKLTDLANRNEIQALENLWMDMLESGSEDREEMLEALAVLTRNGKGQQAGALAWMWLETKQERSEPRELLDLVREMIVRCDDSDDLREAAVELYQRVYADRPEIGNLIDMSGLSGGKSVRRALRTLDICLNVKVGDFLVSRSDEHAAKVTAADAKAWLYTIRTDHGEQTMDADALALAYDPAEPNDFRVLLQMDPDGIRNMIDNDPTSLVLGILRSHRGRIDSDELAHLLSPRFIPERDWKKWWSKAKTDLKKCPNIVVEGKARTILTYHAKGQTLEDEVLPQWTAAETPHQRMAVVDAYFREARNRQVDPDAGIIARFQADLQTRIDLVRERAPAEALAEALVLDRLAEQASLAERDAGPAKAILSGALDPVALLGTIEEHPLYLRAVALVRQARPQDWPEIFARLLPPAHREACDVIAQSLIEAGRQDLLEQAVRQIPSDFTRHLDAVCWLWRGPAVEIPEAMPLREILLRLLDHLGNLTRSETTSAEVLRHARSEIRAALSAAKYARFRKVISEMEPKLASTVHRTIDRLDGLGEVVHADLLKIIVHTHPELISPKKRVDPWTDENTIYCTQAGMKKREEELNHLRLVKIPENAKAIGEAAARGDLSENSEYKFALEERDLLQARVMRIQNELAIGRLLTVNDISTEEVGIGTRVTLQAVDGNDRREMSILGPWEADVERGIFNYQAPVCMKLRGLRVGDTVELDLGNGPGNYRIEAITNALEGQAP; encoded by the coding sequence ATGACGAGTTTGTCGCCAAAACTGACTGATCTGGCCAACCGCAACGAGATTCAGGCTCTCGAAAACCTCTGGATGGACATGCTTGAATCCGGCAGCGAGGATCGCGAAGAAATGCTCGAAGCCCTGGCGGTTCTCACTCGCAACGGCAAAGGCCAGCAGGCCGGCGCACTGGCCTGGATGTGGCTGGAGACCAAGCAGGAGCGGTCCGAGCCCCGGGAGCTGCTGGATCTTGTCAGGGAAATGATCGTCCGCTGCGATGACAGTGATGATCTGCGCGAGGCGGCGGTGGAGCTCTATCAGAGAGTGTACGCCGATCGGCCGGAGATTGGGAACCTCATCGACATGTCCGGCTTAAGCGGCGGCAAATCGGTCCGCCGCGCCCTCCGCACGCTGGATATCTGCTTGAACGTGAAGGTTGGCGATTTCCTCGTCTCGCGGTCCGACGAGCATGCCGCAAAGGTGACTGCGGCGGACGCGAAGGCCTGGCTGTACACCATCCGCACCGACCACGGAGAACAGACCATGGATGCGGACGCGCTGGCCCTGGCCTATGATCCGGCCGAACCCAATGATTTCCGCGTTCTACTCCAGATGGATCCCGATGGGATTCGCAACATGATCGACAACGATCCGACGAGCCTGGTTCTCGGCATCTTGCGAAGCCATCGCGGCCGGATTGACTCGGATGAACTCGCCCATCTGCTCAGCCCTCGTTTCATTCCGGAGCGGGACTGGAAGAAGTGGTGGAGCAAGGCCAAGACCGACCTCAAGAAATGCCCGAACATCGTGGTCGAAGGCAAAGCGAGGACCATCCTGACCTATCACGCCAAGGGGCAGACACTTGAGGACGAGGTGCTCCCGCAATGGACAGCCGCGGAAACGCCGCATCAACGTATGGCCGTCGTGGATGCGTACTTTCGAGAAGCCAGGAACCGACAGGTGGATCCCGACGCCGGGATCATCGCACGTTTTCAGGCCGACCTGCAAACGCGGATCGATCTGGTGCGCGAGAGAGCCCCCGCCGAGGCGCTGGCCGAGGCACTGGTTCTCGACCGGCTGGCCGAGCAAGCAAGCCTTGCCGAGCGGGATGCCGGACCGGCGAAGGCGATTCTGTCCGGAGCTTTGGATCCCGTGGCTCTGCTCGGCACGATCGAGGAGCACCCGCTCTACTTGCGGGCCGTTGCTCTGGTCAGACAGGCCCGACCCCAGGATTGGCCCGAGATCTTCGCCCGGCTCCTGCCGCCGGCCCACCGGGAAGCCTGCGACGTGATCGCCCAATCACTGATCGAGGCCGGTCGCCAGGACCTCCTCGAACAGGCGGTCCGGCAGATTCCCAGCGACTTCACCCGACACCTGGACGCCGTTTGTTGGCTATGGCGAGGACCGGCGGTGGAAATACCTGAGGCCATGCCATTGCGCGAGATTCTGCTGCGGCTGCTGGACCACCTGGGCAACCTGACGCGCTCCGAAACGACCTCCGCCGAAGTGCTCAGACACGCCAGGAGCGAGATCCGCGCGGCCTTGAGCGCCGCCAAGTATGCACGTTTTCGGAAGGTCATTTCCGAGATGGAACCGAAACTCGCTTCGACCGTGCACCGCACCATCGACCGGCTTGACGGTCTGGGCGAGGTGGTCCACGCCGATCTTCTCAAGATCATCGTTCACACCCATCCGGAGCTGATCTCGCCGAAGAAGAGGGTCGACCCATGGACGGACGAGAATACGATCTACTGCACGCAGGCCGGAATGAAAAAACGCGAGGAGGAGCTGAATCATCTACGCCTGGTCAAGATCCCCGAGAACGCCAAGGCCATCGGCGAGGCGGCCGCGCGGGGCGATCTCAGCGAGAATTCCGAGTACAAGTTCGCACTTGAGGAACGCGACCTCCTGCAGGCTCGCGTCATGCGAATACAAAACGAACTGGCCATCGGGCGTCTGCTGACGGTCAATGACATATCAACCGAAGAGGTCGGCATCGGAACGCGAGTCACGCTGCAGGCCGTCGACGGAAACGACCGGCGGGAGATGAGCATCCTCGGGCCTTGGGAGGCCGACGTTGAGCGAGGAATCTTCAACTACCAGGCACCGGTGTGCATGAAGCTGCGCGGCCTTCGCGTGGGTGACACGGTTGAGCTGGATCTGGGCAACGGCCCCGGAAACTATCGAATCGAGGCCATCACGAACGCGCTTGAAGGCCAAGCCCCATGA
- a CDS encoding TrkA family potassium uptake protein yields the protein MKQVCVIGLGQFGSHLARTLARMGCDVLAADMSERQVAAIRDDVQQAVVLDSRSFEALESVVNKDTDEAVVSLGEHLEASILATLHLKQIGVKRIHAKASSKDHAVILKAVGATDVIFPEQETAERMAHRIVNPDLLDYLPLSREYRVVEIGVPPRFVGQTLAQLHVRRQYNVLVIAIRKSKGTEPEFMPPADKTLQSGNTLVMIGKEADIEAFSKAGES from the coding sequence ATGAAACAAGTGTGCGTCATCGGACTTGGACAGTTTGGCAGCCATCTTGCCAGGACGCTGGCGAGAATGGGCTGCGACGTTCTTGCCGCCGACATGTCCGAAAGACAGGTCGCGGCGATACGCGATGACGTCCAGCAGGCCGTCGTCCTCGACAGCCGCAGCTTCGAAGCCCTCGAGTCGGTCGTCAACAAGGACACGGATGAAGCCGTCGTCAGTCTCGGCGAGCATCTGGAGGCCAGCATCCTCGCCACGCTGCATCTCAAACAGATCGGAGTGAAGCGAATCCACGCCAAGGCGTCAAGCAAAGACCACGCGGTGATTCTCAAGGCCGTCGGAGCCACGGATGTGATCTTCCCGGAGCAGGAAACGGCGGAACGAATGGCCCACCGCATCGTCAATCCGGACCTGCTCGACTACCTGCCGCTTTCCCGAGAATATCGCGTCGTGGAGATCGGCGTACCGCCGAGGTTTGTCGGCCAGACCCTCGCCCAGCTTCACGTCAGAAGGCAATACAACGTCCTGGTTATCGCCATCAGGAAGAGCAAAGGGACTGAGCCTGAGTTCATGCCGCCGGCCGACAAGACCCTGCAAAGCGGCAACACCCTGGTGATGATCGGCAAGGAAGCCGATATCGAGGCGTTCAGCAAGGCCGGCGAGTCCTGA
- a CDS encoding potassium transporter TrkG — MLRPPGLILFSRLLDSPERFLAGTFAGLILCGTILLSLPVSHGKTQVSPLDALFTSTSAVCVTGLVVVDTGQDYSRFGQVVIMLLIQFGGLGIMSFAALIMQIAGQKISFRSQAALHDAFYQKSAAVHLRQNLAWILSTTFLTEAAGALVIFCTRPAGMSSGEGAFMAVFHAISAFCNAGFSTFSGNMQDVAGNMGILSTIALLIICGGLGHTVILELAGRAWKRLRNKPRPMVWSLNTRVVLATSLVLIFGGAIVLHLLGLAASEPGLLAQAGHCLFQSISARTAGFNTVDLNQSPVPALLWLVFLMFVGGSPGSCAGGVKTTSLAIWAARLRARLRSREDVTIGGRRIPVDLVRRTGLLIATASVFNLVGLMVLAITEMRDPNIRLEQILFEQISAFGTVGLSTGITPSLTIVGKLWIILTMFVGRLGPLTAALVVMEHKPEAVRLAEERLMIG, encoded by the coding sequence ATGCTCAGACCACCTGGTCTTATTCTCTTCAGCCGGCTCCTCGACAGTCCGGAACGTTTCCTGGCGGGCACCTTTGCGGGGCTGATCCTGTGCGGCACTATTCTGCTGAGCCTGCCGGTCTCCCACGGGAAGACGCAAGTCAGCCCGCTCGACGCGCTGTTCACCTCCACATCGGCCGTCTGCGTCACCGGCCTGGTCGTCGTTGACACGGGTCAGGACTACAGCCGCTTCGGACAAGTGGTCATTATGCTCCTGATCCAGTTCGGCGGGCTGGGGATCATGTCTTTCGCGGCCCTCATCATGCAGATTGCCGGCCAGAAGATTTCCTTTCGATCTCAGGCGGCTTTGCACGACGCCTTCTATCAGAAGAGCGCGGCCGTGCACTTACGACAGAACCTCGCATGGATTCTGTCGACCACGTTTTTGACTGAAGCTGCCGGCGCCTTGGTCATCTTCTGCACGCGTCCTGCAGGAATGAGTTCCGGCGAAGGGGCCTTTATGGCCGTCTTTCACGCCATTTCGGCCTTCTGCAACGCAGGGTTCTCGACCTTCAGCGGCAATATGCAGGATGTGGCCGGCAACATGGGTATCCTCTCCACCATCGCCCTGCTCATTATCTGCGGGGGCCTCGGCCACACCGTCATACTTGAACTAGCCGGCCGTGCGTGGAAGAGACTAAGGAATAAACCTCGTCCGATGGTCTGGTCACTCAACACCCGCGTCGTACTGGCAACCTCGCTGGTCCTGATTTTCGGTGGCGCGATTGTCCTGCACCTGCTGGGGCTGGCGGCTTCCGAGCCCGGCCTGCTTGCCCAGGCCGGGCACTGCCTCTTCCAATCCATCAGCGCCCGCACGGCAGGTTTCAACACCGTGGACCTCAATCAGTCTCCGGTGCCGGCTTTGCTCTGGCTGGTGTTCCTCATGTTTGTGGGCGGCTCACCGGGATCCTGCGCCGGCGGGGTCAAGACCACGTCTCTGGCCATCTGGGCCGCGCGGCTGAGAGCACGACTGCGCAGTCGGGAGGACGTGACCATCGGCGGCCGACGGATACCGGTAGACCTGGTCCGCCGAACGGGGCTGCTGATCGCCACCGCGTCCGTTTTCAACCTTGTCGGGCTTATGGTGCTGGCGATCACCGAAATGCGGGATCCGAACATCCGTCTCGAGCAGATTCTGTTCGAGCAGATCTCGGCCTTCGGCACCGTCGGGTTGTCAACGGGCATCACCCCCTCCTTGACGATCGTCGGCAAGCTCTGGATCATCCTGACCATGTTCGTCGGTCGGCTGGGTCCGCTGACAGCGGCTCTGGTTGTGATGGAGCACAAGCCCGAGGCAGTCCGGCTCGCCGAAGAGCGGCTGATGATCGGCTAG